In the Acidobacteriota bacterium genome, AATATTGCCAAATCATTATTTTGTAGTAAATTTATTAAATTATAAAATTGAATTTTTTGTCCTGGAAAGGAAGGGAAGCCATGTCAGATTCAAAAACTTTCCCCGGCACTAATGATCTTCCACAGGATCAGGCCAGAGAGATCCTGAAAGACAAAACCATCGAGGCGCTTCTCAAAGAGCACAGGATTTTCAATCCTCCTGAGATATTTAAGGCTCAGGCCAACATCGTTGATCAGAATATTTTCAGTTATGCGGATGAAAATTTTGAAGAATTCTGGGGGAGCATGGCCTCTGAGCTTACCTGGTTTAAAAAATGGGAGAAGGTCCTCGAGTGGAACCCGCCCCACGCCAGGTGGTTCATTGATGGAAAAATCAATATCTCCTACAACTGCATTGACAGGCATATCAATTCAGCCATCAGGAATAAGGCAGCCCTCATATGGGAAGGGGAACCCGGCGACACGAGAACGCTCACCTACTGGGACCTTTACCGGGAAGTTAACAAATTTGCCAATGTGCTGAGAAAGCTTGGAATCCAAAAGGGGGACAGAGTTGCCATCTACATGCCGATGATTCCCGAGCTCGCCATTGCCATGCTGGGCTGCACAAGAATCGGAGCTGTTCACAGCGTCGTCTTTGGCGGATTCAGCGCCGAGGCCTTAAGAGACAGAATCAACGATGCGCAAGCAAAGATTCTTATAACGGCCGATGGGGGTTACAGGAGGGGAAGTATCTTCCCGCTGAAACACGATGCCGATTATGCCATCAGAGATTGTCCCTCCATCAAACATGTCATCATCGTCAAGCGCGGCGAGTTCCCGCTGAGAATCAAAGAAGGGCGAGATCACTGGTGGCACCGGCTGATGCAGGATGCCCCCTCTTACTGTAAGCCTGAAGAGATGGACTCCGAGGATCTCCTATATATCCTTTACACTTCCGGGACAACAGGAAAACCAAAAGGGATCGTCCACTCAACAGGGGGATACCTGACAGGCGTTTACGCGACTACCAAATGGGTCTTTGATTTGAAACCAGATGATGTCTTCTGGTGCTCTGCAGACATCGGCTGGGTGACAGGACACTCTTACATCGTCTATGGGCCGCTCGCCAACGCCTCAACCATCGTCATGTACGAAGGGGCGCCCGATTGGCCAGAAAAAGACCGATTCTGGCAAATCATCGAAAAGTATGGCGTGACCGTATTCTACACAGCTCCCACGGCCATAAGAGCCTTCATGAAATGGGGAGAAGAGTTTCCACAGAGGTGTGATCTCTCCTCCTTGAGACTGCTGGGGAGCGTTGGCGAGCCAATCAATCCAGAGGCCTGGATCTGGTACTACAAGTACATCGGGAGAGAGAGATGCCCCGTTGTGGATACCTGGTGGCAGACGGAAACAGGAATGATCCTCATCACACCTCTTCCCGGAATCACCGCGCTGAAACCAGGCTCGGCAACAAAACCTTTTCCGGGAATCTCGGCTGACATCTTCAACGAGAAAGGAGAATCCGTGAAAGTTGGCGGAGGCTACCTGGTTCTGACGCGCCCTTGGCCGGCCATGCTCCGCGGCATCTATGGCGATATGGAACGATACGAGAAGCAGTACTGGAGCCGGTATGGAAAGAATGTTTACTTCACGGGGGATGGAGCTAAGAGGGATGAGGATGGTTACTTCTGGCTTCTCGGGCGGGTGGATGATGTGATGAATGTGGCTGGTCATAGAATCTCCACAATGGAAGTGGAGAGCGCCCTTGTGGATCACCCCTCTGTTGCCGAGGCAGCCGTCGTTGGAAAAAATCATGAAATCAAGGGGCAGGCCATATCCGCCTTCGTGACACTGAAGGAAGGATTCAACCCTCACCGGGAACTCGAAGATGACCTCAAAGAACATGTTGTGAAGAAGATCGGTTCCATTGCTCGGCCCGATGACATTATCTTCACGGCAGATCTCCCAAAGACGAGGTCTGGAAAGATCATGCGCAGGCTCCTCAAAGATATTGCCGAAGGCAGTGCCCTTGGGGACACGACGACGCTTGCCGATGCTTCCGTCATCGATTCCCTCAAGAAAAAATACGAAGAAGAATGATTCCTCTATCCCGTATCCTCTCCATATTTTGACAGAACGGCCATTCCCGCCGGCTCAACTTTGCGATAGATTCTCTCCATACTTTGAACTCTGCCATTCACTGTCAGGAGCTCCTCCATAGGGATGTCAAAGAGCCTCTCGTTTTCTTTAAGGAAGGGAGTAATTAAAGCGCAATCTCTCTGTGTCATCTCTGCGAACTGCCCTCCGTTGAGCTGGTCTTCTCCAACTCTTCTATCAGGATCTCTTAAATAGATGGCTCCTCCAGAGGCAAGGGAAAAGAGGTTTCCACCTGGATAAGGAGTCTCCAGTTCAATTAGCTCTCCCCTTTCACCAAACCTGATTCCATTCAGAATAACGAAGCCCCCACCATTGAAGGGGTCGCCTGCCATGAAGGATTCTGCCAGGTAGTCCAGGCAGGTACCATTGATAACCACGCGAGGAGCGCCTACAGCATTGATGAGCGGCCTTCCAGCGGCATTGCCGAGAAGATATATTTCCCCCCCTTTGGCTCCATACATGAAGGTCTGACCGACATCTCCGTAGATGACGAGCTTTCCTGATTTCATGATATTTCCAACCTGATCCTGGGCACTCCCGTGAACGTATATTTGCGCACCATCCAGTCCTGAGGCCAGATAATCTCCTGAATTTCCATAAACATGAATGCAGACTTCATGAGTCTCAGGCCCCAGACCGCTTCCGCAGAACCTCTGTCCTCTCAGGTTAATCAGAATGAGGTTTCTCCATCCCTTCCGAAAGGTCTGAACGATGAATCTTGCCAGGGAATCCTCACCTTCCGGTGGAAACTTTTCTGCATCTATGATGAGAATGCCATCTTTTCCTTTGGGTTCCATAAGGAGACCCCTTCTCTCCCAATCAATCCGCATGTATCTTTCCATGATGGCTTGATCCATGAGAGGGATATTTTCCAGGATCCTTTGGAGGGTATGTTCCAGCATTCTCAGCAAACAACTCCTCTTCTTGCTGCCAGTGTCGTAAATCCGGTCCATTAAAAGCGTGAGTATTTCAATGGCGAACGGTACTCGTTCTTTCCGTATTCTGGTGGACTCCATGAGGTCATAGCAGAAGCTCCAGAACTCTTCATAGCTCATACCTGGCATGGCTCTTTTCAGGTCATGGAACTTCTCCATGGAAGAGACAGCAGTTTCTTGAGGAACCATAGTAAATTCCGGAGCTAGATCACGTGAGAGGGTGATGGGATTGTGCAATCTGAAATGAGTCTTATTTTTTGGCGTTTCTATGATTCTTCCGAACTTATCGGTGCAGATCAGTTTATGACCATTTCCATTCTTTTCAATACGGAACAGAAAAGCACCACCATCCGTATAGCTTCCGCCTCGTGCATTCCAGTACATGTCGGCATAGGACCAGAACCTCTCGTCCTCCTGTTCCAGGCTCCTCAGGGTGGCATCGATGGCCTGCCTCTCAGAGGCGATCAAGCCGATCTGGGCTGCTCCTTCTTGAAGGGCGAAGACCTGGGGCCGGAGCATGGAGGTATCGGTTATTCCCAGTAGCTGAAACTGCTTCGCACAGGGATCATTTCTGGCAATGATAAAGAACCAGGGACCATCCGGAGAACCATGGATGTGCGCAGCCTGAATCATTCTGTAAATTTTCTTCTTCTCATCCGGAAGCATTTCAAAATCTCTCTCGGTAGTTGGAGCCAGAGCTTCAAGCAGGTACTCCAAAGGGTAATCATAGACTCTGTTCAGGAGGTCGAAGAGGAGAACAGCAACCTCGGTATCCGTCAGAAAGAGGGGATAGATGTTTCTCTGCTTCAGATACTCGCAGATGGAATAATAATTGGCAAAATCACCATTGTGGACAAGAGCTTCATTCAAACCGATGAAGGGATGGGCTCCCCCAGGATGCCATACCCTTCCTTTCGTTGGATAACGATGATGGCCGATCCACAGGTGAGCCTCCATCCCCTCCAGCTTGTAATACCTGATGACCTGCTCAGCATAGCCTACAATCTTCAGGACCATCATGTTGCGCCCATGAGACAGGACAAAGGCTTTCTTCTCCCCAAGCGACGTGTAATACTTACGATTCAACTGGAAGGAATTCTGGTAGATGAATTCATCCTCCGCCTTGCCGATATTCAGTGTCTCCATTTTGTTTCTTCTCCTGAAGTCGTCGAGTGGTTCCTTCTTCACGCGACAGAAGTATCTCCAGACTTCAGGAGGCTTGATCTCCAGGCCTTCTATTTCATTGTAGTCTTCGATGGAACAAATCTTTTCGGCATGGTGAATTTCCAGAGAGGGTCGTAAGAATTCTTCTTCCAGCTCGTCCTGAATGGAGCGCTTCAGGTAGGCAATCTGGAGGAGGTAGTCCTCTTCAAGAACCTCACTCGAAACGCCAAGCTGTTCGGCGGAAAGACCGACAGCAGCAATGCCTCCACCTTTGCCATTGCCCCGATTTCTCATCTGGTGCAGTGATGGAAAGAGATGTTTCCCCTTTATGGGGACCGAAGAGGCAATTCCCACAACGCCGCAACCGCCTTCCGCCTCCATCTTCCGCCAGGACAGAGGGGTGTCATATCTCAAATATCTTCTGGAATCAATGATGAGCCTGGAATCGTTCATCCTTTCCTTCTTTATTAATTTTTTAACTGTGTTTATCAACCATCTTAAAATTTTTTAAGATCATCCCTCGTAATCTGCATGAGAGAGAAGGTCTGTTCTTCCTCTCAGTTCCCGGATGCTTCTCAAGCCGCATCTTCTCAGCAATTCCTTCCACTGGCTCTGCCAGGAAGCGTAGAGATTGATGATCCGCTGCGCGGCCCACTCTACCTCTTTCAATGGAGTAAGCTTCGGATCGGTGCTCGTGATTCCCTGAGGGCAGCCTCGACCGCTTTCACAGTTTCCACAATGAGTGCATCCGACAGCAATTAACTCCGCTGTTCCTATGACGCAACCATCGGCACCGAGGGCGATTGCCTTGGCCACATCATAAGCTGTCCTTATTCCGCCGCTTGCCATAAGCGTGATTTCATCGCGAATTCCTTCTCCCTTTAGGAAATTGTGTACCCTGGGAATGGCATACTCGATAGGCATGGCAATGTTCTTCTTGGAGATTTCAGGCGCGGCTCCGGTGCCGCCGTAGCTTCCATCGATATGAATGATATGCGCTCCGGCATAATAACTTCCCACCGCTACCATATCGACATCGGTGGGGGTAGAAACCTTGACAGAGACGAGAGCCTCCGGATGAAGGGTTTTTATCCAATCCACATGTTTCTTGTGATCTTCAACAGAGTAAACGCTGTGAAAGGGGAATGGGGAGAATAGGCTCACCCAGGGAACGGACTCACGCATCCTCGCCACATCAGGCATCACCTTATCTGCCAGCAAATGGCCACCCAGTCCAGGCTTGGCCCCTTGAGCATACTTGAACTCGATGATTCGTGCTCTCTGGATGGTCTCCTCCCGGACGCCAAACAGGCCCGTCGCAATCTGGGTGATGACATGATTACTGAAAGGGATCAGTTCAGCAGGATACCCACCTTCTCCTGTGGAGGTGAAGGTGCTCCAGGCTTTCGCTGCCATCGCCCGTGCCACCATGATATTAAGACTGATAGAACCGTAGGACATCCCGCCACCATAGACAGGGATCGGTATTTCAATCTTTGGTCCATCGGATTTCCTGTTTAGTTCAATTGAGGTATCTACTTTCACATGTTCGTCCAGAGCGTTGCCAGACGAGGCTAACCGGAAGTCCATC is a window encoding:
- a CDS encoding glutamate synthase, translated to MNDSRLIIDSRRYLRYDTPLSWRKMEAEGGCGVVGIASSVPIKGKHLFPSLHQMRNRGNGKGGGIAAVGLSAEQLGVSSEVLEEDYLLQIAYLKRSIQDELEEEFLRPSLEIHHAEKICSIEDYNEIEGLEIKPPEVWRYFCRVKKEPLDDFRRRNKMETLNIGKAEDEFIYQNSFQLNRKYYTSLGEKKAFVLSHGRNMMVLKIVGYAEQVIRYYKLEGMEAHLWIGHHRYPTKGRVWHPGGAHPFIGLNEALVHNGDFANYYSICEYLKQRNIYPLFLTDTEVAVLLFDLLNRVYDYPLEYLLEALAPTTERDFEMLPDEKKKIYRMIQAAHIHGSPDGPWFFIIARNDPCAKQFQLLGITDTSMLRPQVFALQEGAAQIGLIASERQAIDATLRSLEQEDERFWSYADMYWNARGGSYTDGGAFLFRIEKNGNGHKLICTDKFGRIIETPKNKTHFRLHNPITLSRDLAPEFTMVPQETAVSSMEKFHDLKRAMPGMSYEEFWSFCYDLMESTRIRKERVPFAIEILTLLMDRIYDTGSKKRSCLLRMLEHTLQRILENIPLMDQAIMERYMRIDWERRGLLMEPKGKDGILIIDAEKFPPEGEDSLARFIVQTFRKGWRNLILINLRGQRFCGSGLGPETHEVCIHVYGNSGDYLASGLDGAQIYVHGSAQDQVGNIMKSGKLVIYGDVGQTFMYGAKGGEIYLLGNAAGRPLINAVGAPRVVINGTCLDYLAESFMAGDPFNGGGFVILNGIRFGERGELIELETPYPGGNLFSLASGGAIYLRDPDRRVGEDQLNGGQFAEMTQRDCALITPFLKENERLFDIPMEELLTVNGRVQSMERIYRKVEPAGMAVLSKYGEDTG
- a CDS encoding FMN-binding glutamate synthase family protein; protein product: MNHLEEKLFRFHRENLNRGLKKFALRNYGDLETLGNYRWTPELILTTWEQAETGMPSMSGLEDKVGRSGGGFDKMDFRLASSGNALDEHVKVDTSIELNRKSDGPKIEIPIPVYGGGMSYGSISLNIMVARAMAAKAWSTFTSTGEGGYPAELIPFSNHVITQIATGLFGVREETIQRARIIEFKYAQGAKPGLGGHLLADKVMPDVARMRESVPWVSLFSPFPFHSVYSVEDHKKHVDWIKTLHPEALVSVKVSTPTDVDMVAVGSYYAGAHIIHIDGSYGGTGAAPEISKKNIAMPIEYAIPRVHNFLKGEGIRDEITLMASGGIRTAYDVAKAIALGADGCVIGTAELIAVGCTHCGNCESGRGCPQGITSTDPKLTPLKEVEWAAQRIINLYASWQSQWKELLRRCGLRSIRELRGRTDLLSHADYEG
- the acs gene encoding acetate--CoA ligase, whose translation is MSDSKTFPGTNDLPQDQAREILKDKTIEALLKEHRIFNPPEIFKAQANIVDQNIFSYADENFEEFWGSMASELTWFKKWEKVLEWNPPHARWFIDGKINISYNCIDRHINSAIRNKAALIWEGEPGDTRTLTYWDLYREVNKFANVLRKLGIQKGDRVAIYMPMIPELAIAMLGCTRIGAVHSVVFGGFSAEALRDRINDAQAKILITADGGYRRGSIFPLKHDADYAIRDCPSIKHVIIVKRGEFPLRIKEGRDHWWHRLMQDAPSYCKPEEMDSEDLLYILYTSGTTGKPKGIVHSTGGYLTGVYATTKWVFDLKPDDVFWCSADIGWVTGHSYIVYGPLANASTIVMYEGAPDWPEKDRFWQIIEKYGVTVFYTAPTAIRAFMKWGEEFPQRCDLSSLRLLGSVGEPINPEAWIWYYKYIGRERCPVVDTWWQTETGMILITPLPGITALKPGSATKPFPGISADIFNEKGESVKVGGGYLVLTRPWPAMLRGIYGDMERYEKQYWSRYGKNVYFTGDGAKRDEDGYFWLLGRVDDVMNVAGHRISTMEVESALVDHPSVAEAAVVGKNHEIKGQAISAFVTLKEGFNPHRELEDDLKEHVVKKIGSIARPDDIIFTADLPKTRSGKIMRRLLKDIAEGSALGDTTTLADASVIDSLKKKYEEE